A region of Ferruginibacter albus DNA encodes the following proteins:
- a CDS encoding 1-acyl-sn-glycerol-3-phosphate acyltransferase: protein MINKKEVLRYKGPLLIAANHSNSFLDAVILATLFEQPIYSLARGDVFVNSFYTKLLTSVNILPVYRISEGAENLHRNYSTFNACEKIFQHNGIVLIFSEGSCSNEWHLRPLKKGTARLALQCWEAGIPLKVLPTGINYNSFTTFGKIIELDFGNIITEKDIDTDNSHGKSIASFNTILQTELQPAVIEISTTDKASIKKYFSYKVSLLKKIILAIPALLGFIAHAPLYFPIKKIAYNKGKATHPDHYDSFLVFLLFFSYPFYLVLIGLLVYWIVGGVWCISVLLLPFFAWSCLQLKNN, encoded by the coding sequence GTGATAAATAAAAAAGAAGTTTTGCGATATAAAGGACCATTATTGATCGCCGCCAACCACTCCAACTCATTTTTAGATGCAGTTATTTTAGCTACTCTTTTTGAACAACCTATTTATTCGTTGGCAAGAGGAGATGTTTTTGTCAATTCGTTTTATACCAAACTATTGACCTCTGTAAATATTTTACCTGTATATAGAATCAGCGAAGGTGCCGAAAACCTACATCGAAACTACAGCACATTCAATGCCTGCGAGAAGATCTTTCAACATAACGGTATTGTGCTTATTTTCAGTGAAGGCAGTTGTAGTAATGAATGGCATTTGCGACCGTTAAAAAAAGGAACAGCAAGATTGGCTTTGCAATGCTGGGAAGCTGGTATCCCATTAAAGGTTTTGCCAACTGGTATCAATTATAATTCGTTTACTACTTTCGGAAAAATTATTGAGCTGGATTTTGGTAATATTATTACTGAAAAAGATATTGATACAGACAACTCCCATGGCAAAAGCATTGCTTCTTTTAATACTATACTTCAAACCGAATTACAACCAGCCGTTATAGAAATAAGTACTACAGACAAAGCAAGTATAAAAAAATATTTTTCTTATAAAGTATCTTTATTAAAGAAGATCATATTGGCAATTCCGGCTTTGTTAGGATTTATTGCTCATGCTCCTTTATATTTTCCGATAAAAAAAATTGCTTATAATAAAGGTAAAGCTACACATCCGGATCATTATGATTCCTTTTTAGTTTTTCTTTTATTTTTCTCTTATCCATTTTACTTAGTGTTAATTGGTTTGTTGGTTTATTGGATCGTTGGTGGCGTTTGGTGTATAAGTGTTTTATTATTACCTTTTTTTGCATGGAGTTGCCTGCAATTGAAAAATAATTAA
- the atpC gene encoding ATP synthase F1 subunit epsilon produces MTLEILTPERKLFSGDVYGVQLPGIDGLFEVLDKHAPLVSALKTGTLKILKDKHSTVSYSIQSGFAEVLNNKTTVLVEGANEA; encoded by the coding sequence ATGACTTTAGAAATATTAACTCCGGAACGTAAATTATTCAGTGGCGATGTATACGGCGTACAATTGCCGGGCATTGACGGGTTGTTTGAAGTATTGGACAAACATGCTCCGCTGGTAAGTGCTTTAAAAACCGGAACATTAAAAATATTGAAAGATAAACATTCAACTGTTTCTTATTCTATTCAAAGTGGTTTTGCTGAGGTATTGAATAATAAAACTACCGTATTAGTAGAAGGGGCAAACGAAGCGTAG
- the atpD gene encoding F0F1 ATP synthase subunit beta, whose amino-acid sequence MANTGKIKSIIGAVVDVQFSSDGQLPDIYNSLEIIKENGDKLVLEVQQHLGEDTVRTIAMDGTEGLVRGLKVIDTGKAIAMPTGEAIKGRLFNVTGDAIDGLPQVSKENGRPIHATPPLFENLSTATEVLFTGIKVIDLIEPYAKGGKIGLFGGAGVGKTVLIQELINNIAKAYSGLSVFAGVGERTREGNDLMREMIEAGIMNYGDKFKHSMEEGGWDLSAVDVKGLEESKATFVFGQMNEPPGARARVALSGLTIAEYFRDGDGTGQGKDILFFVDNIFRFTQAGSEVSALLGRMPSAVGYQPTLATEMGLMQERITSTKNGSITSVQAVYVPADDLTDPAPATTFAHLDATTVLSRKIADLGIYPAVDPLDSTSRILTPIIVGEQHYNTANRVKLILQRYKELQDIIAILGLDELSDEDKLTVSRARKVQRFLSQPFFVAEQFTGLKGVLVPIEDTIRGFNSIMDGEVDEYPEAAFNLVGTLEDAIEKGKKLMAQAQA is encoded by the coding sequence ATGGCTAATACAGGTAAAATCAAATCGATCATTGGTGCGGTGGTGGATGTTCAGTTCAGCAGCGATGGACAACTTCCTGATATTTATAATTCATTGGAAATTATAAAAGAGAACGGCGATAAGCTGGTATTGGAAGTGCAACAGCATTTGGGAGAAGATACAGTGCGTACTATTGCGATGGACGGAACTGAAGGTTTAGTTCGTGGATTAAAGGTAATTGATACCGGGAAAGCTATTGCAATGCCAACCGGCGAAGCTATTAAAGGTCGTTTATTTAATGTAACCGGCGATGCAATTGACGGTTTACCACAAGTAAGCAAAGAAAATGGTCGCCCAATACATGCAACTCCTCCTTTGTTTGAAAATTTAAGTACTGCTACAGAGGTTTTATTTACCGGGATTAAAGTTATCGATTTGATCGAGCCTTATGCAAAAGGTGGTAAGATCGGATTGTTTGGTGGTGCCGGTGTTGGTAAAACAGTATTGATCCAGGAATTGATCAACAATATTGCGAAAGCGTATAGCGGTTTATCAGTGTTTGCAGGTGTGGGTGAACGTACACGTGAAGGGAACGATTTGATGCGTGAAATGATCGAAGCAGGCATTATGAACTACGGCGACAAATTCAAACATAGCATGGAAGAAGGTGGATGGGATCTGAGCGCTGTGGATGTAAAAGGCTTGGAAGAAAGTAAAGCAACTTTCGTGTTCGGACAAATGAACGAACCTCCAGGAGCCCGTGCTCGTGTGGCATTGAGCGGATTGACAATTGCAGAATATTTCCGTGATGGAGATGGTACAGGACAAGGTAAAGACATTCTTTTCTTCGTAGATAATATCTTCCGTTTTACACAGGCAGGTTCTGAGGTGTCGGCATTGTTAGGTCGTATGCCTTCTGCGGTGGGTTACCAACCAACATTGGCAACAGAAATGGGATTGATGCAGGAACGTATCACTTCTACTAAAAACGGTTCTATCACATCAGTACAAGCGGTATATGTACCTGCAGATGATTTGACCGATCCGGCTCCGGCAACTACGTTTGCGCATTTGGATGCTACAACGGTATTGAGTCGTAAGATTGCAGATCTTGGTATCTATCCTGCGGTTGATCCGTTGGATTCTACTTCAAGAATTTTGACTCCTATTATCGTTGGAGAACAACATTATAATACTGCCAATAGAGTTAAATTGATCTTGCAACGCTATAAAGAATTGCAGGATATCATTGCTATTCTTGGTTTGGATGAATTAAGCGATGAAGATAAATTAACAGTTAGCCGTGCCCGTAAGGTACAACGTTTCTTATCACAGCCTTTCTTTGTGGCAGAACAATTTACCGGTTTAAAAGGTGTATTGGTACCGATTGAAGATACGATCCGTGGTTTTAACTCTATCATGGATGGTGAAGTGGATGAATATCCTGAAGCAGCCTTCAACCTGGTAGGTACTTTGGAAGATGCAATAGAAAAAGGTAAAAAATTAATGGCGCAGGCACAAGCTTAA
- a CDS encoding heavy metal translocating P-type ATPase yields the protein MVQTKKIEWKVEGMDCNNCAITISKYLKKEGLQNVTVNFIGGDVSFDLDDKTSTDKIKNGIEDLGYHVAHHHEAAVENKRSFFKNHFQRFLFCLPFTAVLLLHMLPWHIHFLMNGWIQMLICLPVFLLGMSYFGTSAYRSLSKGVPNMNVLIAMGALAAFVYSFIGTVANWGMDYFFYETTATIITLVFLGEWIEHKSLQITQKELNKLAGQQKVMANMIAFDGDHKELIFPVENTQLHVGDLILIKNGEQVPTDCKILWGSVHANEALLTGENKPVQKGIKDPLIGGSIIIEGTVKAQVTAVGKDTVLSNILNLVKQAQHEKPPMQQLADKISAVFVPLVIGISIAAFVLNYFILHVDVSHSLMRSIAVLVISCPCAMGLATPAAIAVGLGRAARNGILFRNAKSLELFKNISMVVFDKTGTLTKGELKISGFETSVLKEDEFKRVVFSLEKYSNHPIAKAVANEWKTNNIINWKNVEEVKGVGIKAEDKEGNSYLLGSHKVANVIGDTKHTSYLLKNDEQIGWFDVEDEIRTEAKEVVSYLHSKKIKTYLLSGDNESACKKVAAALGIENIFAERSPEEKLKIIEQLNKEGSTAMVGDGINDAPALAKATIGISMSEATQVAVQTAQVVLMNKGIQNLPLALGLGKHTFGTIKENLFWAFIYNIVAIPVAILGLLQPGVAALAMGFSDVVLAANSVRLNYRKVV from the coding sequence ATGGTTCAAACAAAAAAAATAGAATGGAAGGTGGAAGGAATGGATTGTAATAATTGTGCCATTACCATTTCAAAATATTTGAAGAAAGAAGGGTTACAAAACGTTACCGTAAACTTTATTGGCGGCGATGTAAGTTTTGACCTGGATGACAAAACCTCCACGGATAAAATAAAGAACGGAATAGAAGATCTGGGCTACCACGTAGCACATCATCACGAAGCAGCTGTTGAAAACAAAAGATCATTTTTTAAAAATCATTTTCAACGGTTTCTTTTTTGCTTACCGTTTACAGCAGTGTTGCTCTTGCACATGCTTCCATGGCATATTCATTTTTTAATGAACGGCTGGATACAAATGCTCATATGCTTACCGGTATTCCTTTTAGGAATGAGCTATTTCGGAACAAGCGCTTATCGTAGCTTAAGTAAAGGTGTTCCCAATATGAATGTGTTAATTGCAATGGGCGCTTTGGCGGCATTTGTATATAGTTTTATCGGAACTGTTGCTAATTGGGGCATGGATTATTTCTTTTACGAAACAACTGCTACTATTATCACTTTGGTTTTTTTAGGAGAATGGATCGAACATAAATCTTTACAAATAACACAAAAGGAATTAAACAAATTAGCCGGTCAGCAAAAAGTAATGGCAAACATGATCGCTTTTGATGGCGACCATAAAGAATTAATTTTTCCTGTAGAGAATACACAGTTGCATGTTGGTGATCTTATCTTAATTAAAAATGGCGAGCAGGTACCTACTGATTGTAAAATTTTATGGGGAAGTGTACATGCTAACGAAGCGCTGTTAACCGGCGAAAACAAGCCTGTACAAAAAGGAATTAAAGATCCGTTGATCGGTGGCAGCATTATTATTGAAGGTACTGTTAAAGCGCAGGTAACTGCCGTTGGAAAGGATACCGTGCTAAGTAATATTTTAAACCTGGTAAAACAAGCGCAGCATGAAAAACCTCCCATGCAACAATTGGCGGATAAGATAAGCGCTGTGTTTGTGCCTTTGGTTATAGGCATTTCAATAGCCGCATTTGTGTTGAATTATTTTATTCTGCATGTAGATGTATCGCATTCGTTGATGCGTAGTATAGCCGTACTCGTTATATCTTGTCCTTGTGCAATGGGATTGGCAACACCGGCAGCTATTGCAGTAGGCTTGGGAAGAGCAGCACGCAACGGTATATTATTTCGTAATGCTAAAAGCTTAGAGCTGTTTAAAAACATAAGCATGGTAGTATTTGACAAAACAGGAACACTAACGAAAGGTGAACTAAAAATTTCCGGCTTCGAAACTTCTGTTTTAAAGGAAGATGAATTTAAAAGAGTGGTTTTTTCTTTAGAAAAATATTCCAATCACCCTATTGCTAAAGCAGTAGCAAACGAATGGAAAACAAATAATATTATCAACTGGAAAAATGTAGAAGAAGTAAAAGGTGTTGGTATTAAAGCAGAAGATAAAGAAGGCAATAGCTATCTATTGGGTTCTCATAAAGTAGCAAACGTTATTGGTGATACTAAACATACTTCTTACTTATTAAAAAATGATGAACAGATCGGCTGGTTTGATGTAGAAGATGAAATAAGAACAGAGGCAAAAGAAGTGGTTAGCTATCTTCATTCAAAAAAAATAAAAACATATTTATTAAGTGGAGATAATGAAAGCGCCTGTAAAAAAGTTGCTGCTGCCTTAGGTATTGAAAATATTTTTGCAGAGAGATCTCCTGAAGAAAAATTAAAGATCATCGAGCAATTGAATAAAGAAGGTTCGACAGCAATGGTGGGTGATGGCATTAATGATGCACCTGCTTTGGCAAAAGCTACTATTGGTATTTCTATGAGTGAAGCTACCCAAGTAGCTGTACAAACTGCGCAGGTAGTTTTGATGAACAAAGGCATTCAGAATTTACCATTGGCATTAGGATTAGGAAAACACACATTCGGCACTATTAAAGAAAATTTATTTTGGGCATTTATTTATAATATAGTTGCCATCCCGGTTGCTATTTTAGGTTTGTTACAACCCGGTGTTGCTGCTTTAGCGATGGGCTTTAGCGACGTTGTGCTGGCAGCAAATTCTGTTCGTCTTAATTACAGGAAAGTGGTTTAA
- a CDS encoding four helix bundle protein, with protein MVSQVRRAALSVKLNLAEGSSRKSKVERNRFYEIARGSVVEIDAAAEVMLDLEFLTPDNIELLGELLNRCFSMLSKLIN; from the coding sequence TTGGTTTCACAAGTTAGAAGAGCAGCATTATCAGTGAAATTAAATCTGGCTGAAGGTTCCTCCAGAAAATCTAAAGTAGAAAGAAATCGTTTCTATGAAATAGCAAGAGGTTCTGTTGTAGAAATTGATGCGGCGGCTGAAGTTATGCTGGATCTGGAATTTCTCACTCCCGATAATATTGAATTGTTGGGCGAATTATTAAACAGGTGTTTCAGCATGCTTAGTAAACTCATAAATTAG
- a CDS encoding RecQ family ATP-dependent DNA helicase, protein MQDIHSILKQYWGYDSFRSMQEDIINAVLEEKDVLALLPTGGGKSICFQVPAILKDGICLVVSPLIALMKDQVENLKKRGIPALAIYSGMSYVALKKTLENAAYGNYKFLYVSPERLETELFLEYLPAININLIAVDEAHCVSQWGYDFRPPYLRIAALREHIPDVPILALTASATLKVQNDICEKLLFKKDQQRFQKSFERPNLSYSVFNIASKQNKLIEILTNVKGSAIVYCKSRKHTKEVADLLKLNSINADHYHAGLTADERNSKQENWINNKIRVIACTNAFGMGIDKPDVRVVIHYDMPDSLENYYQEAGRAGRDERRAYAVLLYSAKETQELSEQGSIRFPATETIKTVYTAIMNHLQVAAGVGEGLSFDFDLMTFSNAFKLNVLTATYAIKTLEQENVLTFNEIFFKPSTLVFTATKEQLNELQNTHPELSEISKGLLRTYEGIFDFPTSINERQLATFLKKPITMIYAKLKELSRSGFVDYTPQKDKLQLTLLQNRMYADNFHLNLGNYAERKNNFEQRAKTMISYVADNKTCRSQSIAVYFNDLSVKECGVCDTCINKKTVEITKEEFEKIAGQILQSINQQPSQAKDLLNNNPTIKKDKFWKVISYLQSERKVVVDSEGYIRKG, encoded by the coding sequence ATGCAGGATATACATTCCATTCTAAAACAATATTGGGGTTATGATTCTTTTCGCTCTATGCAGGAAGATATCATTAATGCCGTATTGGAAGAGAAGGACGTATTGGCATTGTTACCAACCGGTGGCGGAAAATCTATCTGTTTCCAGGTGCCGGCTATATTGAAAGATGGCATATGCTTGGTCGTTAGTCCTTTGATCGCACTAATGAAAGACCAGGTAGAAAATCTAAAAAAAAGAGGAATACCTGCACTGGCAATTTACTCAGGCATGAGTTACGTAGCGCTAAAGAAAACATTGGAAAACGCAGCGTATGGTAATTATAAATTCCTTTATGTTTCGCCCGAAAGACTAGAGACTGAATTATTTTTAGAATATCTTCCTGCCATCAATATTAACCTAATTGCTGTTGACGAAGCACATTGTGTATCACAATGGGGATATGATTTCCGTCCTCCTTACTTGCGAATTGCCGCTTTACGGGAGCATATCCCTGATGTGCCTATACTGGCGCTAACAGCATCTGCTACACTCAAAGTTCAAAATGATATTTGCGAAAAATTATTATTTAAAAAAGATCAACAACGTTTTCAAAAGTCATTTGAGCGGCCGAATCTTTCTTATAGTGTTTTCAACATTGCATCCAAGCAAAATAAATTAATTGAGATACTTACCAATGTAAAAGGCAGCGCCATTGTTTACTGCAAAAGCCGAAAGCATACCAAAGAGGTTGCTGATCTTTTAAAACTTAATAGTATTAATGCAGATCATTATCATGCGGGACTTACAGCTGATGAACGCAATTCAAAACAAGAAAACTGGATCAACAATAAAATAAGAGTAATTGCCTGTACCAATGCATTTGGAATGGGTATTGACAAACCGGATGTAAGAGTAGTTATACATTATGATATGCCGGATAGTTTAGAGAATTATTACCAGGAGGCAGGCAGGGCTGGTCGTGATGAAAGAAGAGCTTATGCTGTGTTACTATACAGTGCAAAAGAAACACAGGAATTATCAGAACAAGGCAGCATACGTTTTCCTGCTACAGAAACAATCAAGACTGTTTATACTGCTATAATGAATCATTTACAGGTTGCAGCAGGTGTAGGAGAAGGACTTAGTTTTGATTTTGACCTGATGACATTTTCCAATGCGTTCAAGCTTAATGTACTTACTGCTACTTATGCTATTAAAACGTTGGAACAGGAAAATGTGTTAACCTTTAATGAGATTTTCTTCAAACCTTCTACTTTGGTATTTACTGCTACCAAAGAGCAGTTGAATGAATTGCAAAATACTCATCCTGAATTATCAGAAATCTCCAAAGGTTTATTACGAACTTATGAAGGCATATTCGATTTCCCCACGTCTATTAACGAAAGGCAATTAGCCACTTTCTTAAAAAAGCCTATTACAATGATCTATGCGAAACTGAAAGAGTTAAGCAGATCAGGTTTTGTAGATTATACACCACAGAAAGATAAACTCCAGCTTACCCTGCTGCAAAACAGAATGTATGCCGACAACTTTCACTTGAACCTGGGAAATTATGCGGAACGCAAGAACAATTTTGAACAACGTGCAAAGACGATGATCAGCTATGTTGCGGATAATAAAACTTGCCGCAGTCAATCAATTGCTGTTTATTTTAATGATCTATCCGTAAAGGAATGTGGCGTTTGCGATACCTGCATCAATAAAAAAACGGTAGAAATAACTAAAGAAGAGTTTGAAAAAATCGCCGGTCAAATTTTACAATCTATCAATCAGCAGCCATCACAGGCAAAAGATCTATTGAATAATAACCCTACGATTAAAAAAGATAAGTTCTGGAAAGTAATAAGCTACTTACAATCTGAAAGAAAGGTGGTGGTTGATAGCGAAGGATATATCAGGAAAGGATAA
- a CDS encoding helicase HerA-like domain-containing protein: protein MANKNDFTELINKGYTFKGESVRIGNAMLDGQVLADTPVNLPLKTMNRHGLIAGATGTGKTKTLQMISEYLSDSSVSTLLLDIKGDLSGIAAMGTVNDKVKERYQQLNMEYKPSQFPAELLSLSNQPGVRLRATVSEFGPVLLSKILELNDTQEGVVAMIFKYCDDNKLPLLDLKDFIKVLQYVTDEGKDELKKTYGNVSTTSTGTILRKVIELQQQGADLFFGEKSFEVDDLMRISDDGHGMINILRVTDLQDKPKLFSTFMLQLLAELYASCPEAGDLDKPKLVMFIDEAHLIFNEASQALLEQIETIIKLIRSKGIGIFFCTQNPMDVPASVLGQLGLKVQHALRAFTAADRKTIKQTAENYPETTFYKTEDLITQLGIGEALVTMLNESGVPTPLVQVMLCAPRSRMDVLTDVEINTIVSRSKLVAKYSQVIDSQSAYEMLTAKLQQAADNPPPTTGGKAQKEEPSMVEKILDNSVVKSMARTAGNTIVRSLLGSLGLGGKSKKSFF, encoded by the coding sequence ATGGCTAACAAGAATGATTTTACAGAGTTGATCAATAAGGGTTACACGTTTAAAGGCGAATCGGTAAGAATAGGCAATGCAATGCTGGATGGACAAGTGCTTGCAGATACGCCTGTAAATCTTCCATTGAAAACAATGAATCGGCATGGATTGATTGCCGGTGCTACGGGAACAGGTAAAACCAAAACCCTGCAAATGATAAGCGAATACCTGAGCGATTCCAGTGTTTCTACATTGCTGCTCGATATTAAAGGTGATCTAAGTGGGATTGCTGCAATGGGTACGGTTAATGATAAGGTAAAGGAACGTTATCAGCAATTGAACATGGAATATAAGCCGTCTCAATTTCCTGCTGAACTATTGAGTTTAAGCAATCAGCCTGGAGTTCGTTTGCGTGCTACCGTTAGTGAGTTTGGCCCGGTTTTATTAAGTAAAATATTGGAGTTGAATGATACGCAGGAAGGAGTAGTGGCAATGATCTTTAAATATTGCGATGACAACAAATTGCCCTTGTTGGATCTGAAAGACTTTATTAAAGTATTGCAATACGTAACCGACGAGGGAAAAGATGAATTGAAAAAAACATACGGTAACGTCTCTACCACCAGCACAGGTACTATTTTACGTAAAGTGATAGAATTACAGCAACAAGGTGCTGATCTTTTCTTTGGAGAGAAAAGTTTTGAAGTGGATGATCTTATGCGCATAAGCGATGACGGGCATGGGATGATCAACATATTAAGGGTTACCGATTTGCAGGACAAGCCTAAGTTGTTTTCAACCTTTATGTTGCAATTACTGGCAGAATTATATGCCAGTTGCCCTGAAGCAGGCGATTTAGATAAGCCTAAGCTGGTAATGTTTATTGACGAGGCTCATTTGATTTTTAATGAAGCGAGCCAGGCCTTATTGGAGCAGATAGAGACAATTATAAAATTGATACGTTCAAAAGGTATTGGTATTTTCTTTTGTACACAAAACCCAATGGATGTTCCTGCAAGTGTATTAGGTCAGTTGGGTTTAAAAGTGCAACATGCCTTGCGTGCATTTACAGCTGCAGACAGAAAAACAATTAAACAAACAGCTGAAAACTATCCTGAAACAACATTTTATAAAACAGAAGATCTTATCACTCAATTAGGTATTGGAGAAGCATTAGTAACGATGTTGAATGAATCCGGTGTTCCAACACCATTAGTGCAGGTTATGCTATGTGCGCCACGCAGCAGAATGGACGTATTAACGGATGTGGAAATAAATACAATCGTAAGTAGATCAAAGCTTGTAGCTAAATATAGCCAGGTAATAGATAGTCAAAGCGCTTATGAAATGCTTACTGCTAAATTACAGCAGGCGGCAGATAATCCTCCACCCACTACTGGAGGCAAAGCGCAAAAAGAAGAACCCTCTATGGTAGAAAAAATATTAGATAATAGCGTGGTAAAAAGTATGGCCCGCACCGCAGGAAATACTATAGTCAGATCTTTATTGGGCTCTTTGGGCTTAGGTGGAAAAAGTAAAAAAAGTTTCTTTTAA
- a CDS encoding PQQ-dependent sugar dehydrogenase, with protein sequence MNIKIYVLYFTLLFTNLGLFAQAPIIKFTSVATSLSQPVDIVSANDGTGRLFIVEQTGTVRILQNGSVLSTPFLNVASLTDYDPSNGERGLLSIAFHPQYSTNGYFFIYYTNTSGSITIARYRVSEGDANIADASSGVILLTITKPYANHNGGKLNFGKDGDLYFGTGDGGSGGNPENTAQSLNSLLGKLIRINVDAFSTPPYYTIPEDNPYASSTDVNVKKEIWALGLRNPWRWSFDKQTGDLWLPDVGQSVWEEVNFRTAANNTGGLNYGWRCYEGNSTYNTSGCGAMGNYVFPIFQYPHNDTGGIAIVGGYFYRGNIDALQGYYLFTDYTSANGWLAKSDGSGGWFFTRQTHWPSPASSFGEDTNGDLYLTSLNGTIYKIGVDGALPVKLLSFTADKQIDKINFNWTTTNEINTSSFEIEQSFNGVQFTSIAAIPANNNAENNYTYSNDDKSIINSNENYFRLKIIQNDGNYTLSPVVKLNNTGYNGRLIYPTVIQDNVLHIYSAENIRAVTVINVSGNIVFEKEVTLNQSYLEVRLPPSMAKGMYVVKLFSDRGASFTDKVIIR encoded by the coding sequence ATGAATATCAAAATTTACGTCCTATACTTTACATTGCTTTTTACAAACCTTGGACTTTTTGCACAAGCTCCCATTATCAAGTTCACTTCAGTTGCTACGAGTTTATCGCAGCCTGTTGATATTGTATCTGCTAATGATGGAACAGGTAGGTTGTTCATTGTAGAACAAACAGGCACTGTTCGGATATTGCAAAATGGAAGTGTTTTATCTACCCCTTTTTTAAATGTTGCTTCCTTAACAGATTATGATCCCAGTAACGGAGAGCGTGGACTGTTAAGCATTGCATTTCATCCGCAATACAGTACTAATGGTTATTTTTTTATTTACTACACCAATACCTCCGGTTCAATTACAATAGCCCGATATAGAGTAAGTGAAGGAGATGCGAATATTGCAGATGCGTCAAGCGGTGTAATATTGTTGACCATTACAAAACCTTACGCCAATCACAATGGCGGCAAATTGAACTTTGGGAAAGATGGTGATTTGTATTTCGGCACCGGCGATGGTGGCAGCGGAGGCAATCCTGAAAATACAGCCCAAAGCCTGAATTCATTATTGGGGAAATTGATACGCATTAATGTAGATGCTTTTTCCACGCCGCCCTACTATACTATTCCGGAAGACAATCCTTATGCAAGCAGTACAGATGTGAATGTTAAGAAAGAGATATGGGCTTTGGGATTACGTAATCCATGGCGTTGGAGCTTTGATAAACAGACCGGCGATCTATGGTTGCCTGATGTGGGTCAAAGTGTTTGGGAAGAAGTGAATTTTCGTACGGCTGCAAATAATACAGGTGGCTTGAATTATGGTTGGAGATGCTATGAAGGCAACAGCACTTACAATACTTCCGGTTGCGGGGCAATGGGCAATTATGTATTTCCTATATTTCAATACCCTCATAATGATACCGGAGGTATAGCCATTGTGGGCGGTTATTTTTACCGGGGTAATATTGATGCATTGCAGGGATATTATTTGTTTACAGATTACACTTCGGCAAACGGCTGGTTGGCAAAATCTGATGGTAGCGGTGGTTGGTTTTTTACCCGGCAAACCCATTGGCCTTCACCCGCAAGCAGCTTTGGCGAAGACACTAATGGAGACCTGTATTTAACTTCTTTAAACGGAACTATTTATAAGATCGGTGTGGATGGCGCACTTCCTGTAAAATTATTGAGCTTTACAGCCGACAAGCAAATTGATAAAATAAATTTTAATTGGACTACCACTAATGAAATAAACACTTCATCCTTTGAAATAGAACAAAGCTTTAATGGAGTACAATTTACATCCATTGCTGCCATACCTGCCAATAATAATGCTGAAAATAATTATACTTATTCTAATGATGATAAGAGTATCATCAACTCAAATGAAAATTATTTTAGGCTTAAAATAATACAGAATGATGGCAATTACACCTTGTCTCCTGTAGTTAAATTGAATAATACAGGCTATAATGGCAGGTTAATTTACCCAACCGTTATACAAGACAATGTATTGCATATTTATTCTGCTGAAAATATACGAGCCGTAACCGTAATAAACGTAAGCGGAAATATTGTTTTTGAAAAAGAAGTTACTTTAAATCAATCTTACCTGGAGGTACGATTGCCGCCAAGCATGGCTAAAGGAATGTATGTAGTAAAGCTTTTTTCGGATAGAGGCGCTTCTTTTACAGATAAAGTAATAATAAGATAA